The proteins below come from a single Aegilops tauschii subsp. strangulata cultivar AL8/78 chromosome 6, Aet v6.0, whole genome shotgun sequence genomic window:
- the LOC109779500 gene encoding alpha-1,6-mannosyl-glycoprotein 2-beta-N-acetylglucosaminyltransferase — MALHHGARLRSRAAPLLAVVVLAVLALVSLLRASHGGGRLAPPAAVSAAAARNRNRTAAQRKILLDPSFTPRLPRQGALSLSLARRNSLPPRNAARFPSLPDGHLKIVLYVHNRPRYLRLVVDSLSRVDGIGEALLVVSHDGYFPEMDEIVKGIAFCQVKQIFAPYSPHLFPDSFPGVAPGDCRDKDRAAEKRCRGEPDQYGNHRSPRIVSLKHHWWWMMNTVWDGMEETRDFDGHILFIEEDHYIFPNAYRNAQLLVDLKPKKCPQCYAVNLAPSDVKAKGEGWESMVAEKMGNIGYAFNRTVWRKIHAKAKQFCDFDEYNWDITMWATVYPSFGAPVYSLRGPRRSAAHFGKCGLHQGQDSSSVCVDNGAGAIELDAIDKVPNIKADWPVHIIRKQPGYQAGFKGWGGWGDRRDRELCLSFAYMYHVKDTLSA; from the coding sequence atgGCCCTCCACCACGGCGCGCGGCTCCGCTCCCGCGCCGCGCCCCTCCTCGCCGTCGTCGTCCTCGCGGTCCTCGCTCTCGTCTCGCTCCTCCGCGCCAGCCACGGCGGGGGCCGCCTGGCCCCgcccgccgccgtctccgccgcGGCCGCCCGCAACCGCAACCGCACCGCCGCGCAGCGCAAGATCCTGCTCGACCCGTCCTTCACCCCGCGGCTGCCGCGCCAGGGCGCGctgtccctctccctcgcccgcCGCAACTCGCTGCCGCCGCGCAACGCGGCCCGCTTCCCCAGCCTCCCCGACGGCCACCTCAAGATCGTCCTCTACGTCCACAACCGGCCCCGCTACCTCCGCCTCGTCGTCGACAGCCTCTCCCGCGTCGACGGCATCGGCGAGGCGCTGCTCGTCGTCAGCCACGACGGCTACTTCCCCGAGATGGACGAGATCGTCAAGGGCATCGCCTTCTGCCAGGTGAAGCAGATCTTCGCGCCCTACTCGCCGCACCTCTTCCCGGACTCCTTCCCCGGCGTCGCGCCCGGGGACTGCCGGGACAAGGACAGGGCAGCCGAGAAGCGGTGCCGGGGCGAGCCGGACCAGTACGGCAACCACCGCTCCCCGAGGATCGTGTCGCTGAAGCACCACTGGTGGTGGATGATGAACACCGTGTGGGATGGGATGGAGGAGACCAGGGACTTCGATGGGCACATCCTCTTCATCGAGGAGGACCACTACATCTTCCCCAACGCATACCGCAATGCGCAGCTGCTCGTGGATTTGAAGCCGAAGAAGTGCCCCCAGTGCTATGCGGTCAATTTGGCGCCGTCCGATGTCAAGGCGAAAGGGGAAGGCTGGGAGAGCATGGTTGCTGAGAAGATGGGTAACATTGGCTATGCCTTCAACAGGACTGTGTGGAGGAAGATTCATGCCAAGGCTAAGCAGTTCTGCGACTTCGATGAGTACAATTGGGATATAACCATGTGGGCAACCGTGTATCCATCGTTTGGAGCTCCTGTTTACAGTCTGAGGGGGCCTAGGAGGAGTGCTGCACATTTTGGCAAGTGCGGCCTTCACCAAGGCCAAGACTCCAGCAGTGTTTGTGTGGATAATGGCGCGGGAGCCATAGAACTAGATGCCATCGACAAGGTTCCTAACATCAAAGCTGATTGGCCAGTCCACATCATTAGGAAACAACCAGGGTATCAGGCTGGTTTCAAAGGATGGGGTGGCTGGGGCGATCGGCGTGACCGGGAGCTTTGCTTGAGTTTTGCATACATGTACCATGTTAAAGACACGTTGTCTGCATGA